A segment of the Candidatus Eisenbacteria bacterium genome:
AAGCGTCGCCATTCCAGCGTGAGACGACCGCCCGCCCCCCCCAGACCATCCATGCCGACCCATCGGGAGCTAGCGCAACGTGCGGCGCCAGTTCGGTCCTTCCATCCTCAGGAGTGGCATTGATCGGGGCCGACCAGTAGGTCGCAGCTACAGAGGTCGCTTCGACGAGAAGGAAGACAGTAACGAAGAGAAAAGCGATCGTAACGCGGAGCATCAGGACCCCAACCTCTGTACCCCTCCTCGGCATCGGGGAGGGACTTGTCCGTCTGAAGTGGAGCTTCGGACTCCAAGGGCCCTAGTACGATCCCGCGCTCAAAGAGCCACAGTGAGAGCCTCAGCTAAAGGGAGATCCAGTGTAGATATGGAGGCGGCACCGGGATTTGAACCCGGGATAACGGTTTTGCAGACCGTCGCCTTAGCCACTTGGCTATGCCGCCCCCGCAAGTGATTGAGTATAGCGTGGTTGGCGGCGGACGCAATCGGGGAAATCCATCTGCGACGCTCCGAGGGGTCCCAGGCCGGCTCCCGGCGCTAAGGAGTAAACCACCTGCGCGCCAACGACTCGAGATCGCCAACTTCGTCCAGGACCGGGAGGCGTTCCAGATACCAACGCAGGTTGCTGTACCGGTGGAGAAGCACATAGGCCATCGTTCGCAGCGGGAGTTCGTCGTCTACCTCTGCGCCGTAGGCTTCGAGCAGGGCTCCGAGGAGCCCCGGCTCGGCACACGTCAGGAAGATGCCGACGGCCGCCCATTCGTACTCGCGGGCACCGAGCATCGCCGGCTCGAAGTCGATGAGGCCGCTGATGCGCCAGGCCTCGTCTCGGTGCTCGACCAAGAGGTGCTCTCGCATCACCTCCGTATGAAGCAAGACTCGCGTCCCGTCGTCGGTGGGAGCCCAGCGCTCCAAAAAGGCCCCCACGGCATCCACCCACGGAGCCGCCAGGCCCCTCGCAAGCTGGCGGTCGCGGCAGGAGGCCCGCTGTGCGTCCATGAATCGTGGCCAGTCGACAGCCAGAGGTGCGAGTTCGTCCGTCGAGGTCGCGTGCAGCGCGGCGAGCGCCGCACCCATCTCGCGCATCAGTTGAAAGCGGTCGTGGCTTTCGATCGCAGGCCATGTCTCGGCCAGCGAGCATCCCGACAGACGCGTCATCACGATGTAATACCACTGGCCGCGCTCGCCCGCCGCGATGACGCGAGGTGTCGGGATTGGGAGGAGGCTGTCGAGATGCGTTAGCGCCGCCCGTTCGGTATGGAAGAACGAGCGTTCCTCCGGCGGGAACAGTTTCACGACATGCTCGTCCCCAACGGCAAACACCGGGACGGAGCCGCTCGCGAAACGCTTGAGGCCGACTCCGAGCGAGAGCTCGCGTCGAATGGCGTCCACGATGGCCGCGCTATCGTTCCCTTCACGGTTCGTTTCGCTCATGCGCCCCTGTATTCGAGTCGCTTGTCGTGGACTACTCGATTCTAAGGCTGTAACCGGTTGGGAATCAGTTTACTTGTGTACTCGCCCGGCCACGGGCGTCGAATGCTCCTGCTCGAACTCGTGGAGAACCCGCGGGACCGAATTCTCGAGCGAGAACGGATCGGAACAGCTGAGCTCAAACTAGGACTGGTCCGGCGGAGGGGTCGTTCGTGCGGCCGGCGGCGAAGATGCGAATTCGAATACAGCGCGCAGAGCCCCCTGGAAGTCAAGCGCATGCCCCTCGGCCCATGCCTGATCGAATCCGGCCTCACCAAGGGCCTTGCGAATCTCGGCAACCGCCTCGTCCCGAAGGGCCTTGTCCGACGGTGCGAGAAGAGCGCCCGTCGCCGCGAAGGTCGCGCGGAGCGATTCCCCGGCCGCCAAGAGCTGCGCTCCCCATCGGTGATTCTTCATCCGGACTGCCAGGAGTCCCGCCGTCAGGAGGGCCGTGGCGCCGTTTCTCTTGTCCCCCAGCTTCTCGATCATGGAAGCCGACTGTACGAGCGCGCCACGAGCCGTCTCGACGTCTCCCACGAACAGGGACGAGCGGCTGATGCCTCCCAGATAGGTCACCGCCCCACCGATCTCGCCGACAAGCCGAAACGTCTCGACGGCCTCCTGGAAGAGGGCGCGCGCACGCTCATAGTCCTTGGTGACAAAGGCCAGAGCCCCGAGATTTCCCAGAGCGTTCGCGACGCCCCGGGTATCCTCGATCTCCCGGCTCAGATCGAGACTCTCCCGAAGGAAGGCCTCCGCGACCGAATAGTCGCCACGGTCGATGGCGCAAACGCCGAGACTGTTCAACGCGCGCATGGCGATCGGCTTGTGTTCCAGCGCCCGGGACAGGGCCAGGCTCTCCTCCAGGAAGGGCACGCTTCGCGGATCGCCCCGAACGTTTGCGATGAATCCGGCGGTGCATAGCACGGACGCACGATGGACGGTCTTCGCCTCGGCCCCGGGCATCGCGAACGCGCGTTCCAGTGCGGTGTGCCCCAGACCGAAGTGTCCTCGCCGCACCCAGAATCGATCCAGGCCTCCGATGATTCGGAAGGCTTTCTCGACACCGTCGGACATGCCTTCGCAGTATCGCACCGCCGCGAGGAAATTCTCGCGATCCGCTTCCAGCCGCGCGAACCACCCGAAGGGCTCGGAGCCGACGAGGTGAGGCGCGGCTGCCTCGACGGTTTCGAGATAGTGGTTCACATGTCGCGTCCGGATCGCCTCCTCTTCTCCCGCCCGCCGAAGCTCTTCGGTCGCGAACTGTCGGATTGTCTCGAGCATCCGGTACCGGACTTCGCTGGGAGTCGGGTGATCCACGGTCACGAGCGACTTGTTCACGAGCTGCGTGAGGTCCTCCAGAGTATCGAACGAGTCCGGGGCGGTCCCGAGGATCGCTTCGGCGGCCTCGAGCGTCCACCCTCCGGAGAACACGGATAGCGCCCGGAACATCTTGCGCTGCCGTTCCGCCAGTTGGCCGTAGCTCCAGGCGATCGCCGCCTCGAGCCCCTGGTGCCGGGAAGAGTCCGACGTCGGAGCGGCCAGGAGACGCAGGCTGGTCTGGAGCTTCGCCCAGATCTGCTCCGGAGCGAGAATCTTCACGCGCGCGGCGGCGAGCTCGATCCCGAGCGGAATTCCATCGACCTGTCGACAGATTCCGGCGACCGCGGAGACGTTCTCCTCTGTGATTTCGAACCCGGGCTGGACCAGCTTCGCCCGCTCCACGAAGAGCTGGACGGCTTCGCTCGAAGCCGCACCGACTCCCTCCGGCATGAGCCCGAGCGGCGAAAGCGGAAGCTCCTGTTCTCCCGGCGATGCGAGACTCTCGCGGCTCGTAGCGAGAATGCGCAGCCCCGGACAGGCGGTCCGGAGGCGTGCCGCTAGGTCCGAGCAGGCACCCAGGACGTGCTCGCAGTTGTCGAGGACCAAGAGGAAGCGCTTCTCCTGCAGATACGCCGCAAGCGTGTCGGTGAGCGATGTCCCATGTCGCCCCCGAACGCCCAGCGTGGTGGCCACCTCGAGTGGAACGCGCTCACCATCCGGAATTGGAGCCAGATCGACGAAGGCGGCGCCGTTCGGGAAGCTCGGGACCACGCGACGTACGACCTCCTGTGCCAGGCGCGTCTTGCCGCAGCCGCCCGGCCCCGTCAAGGTCAGGAGGCTGACGCGCCGCAGCGCCTGTTCCACGTCGGCGACTTCGCGCGAGCGCCCAATGAAGGTCGTCGTAGGCTGCGTCAGGCCGACAATCGTCGGAGCGGACGGCACTGTCAGTCCTCGCGCCGACCGTAAGACCTCGCGTGCAGAGCGCAAATCGCTCCATCGATGCTCGCGGTCCGGCTCGAGGCACCGCCGCGTCAAATCCCGCACGGGTTCCGGTACGTCCGGGGGCCAGGCGGACCAATCAGGATCCGGCTCCGGCATGTCCGTGATCCTTGCCTCCGGAGCCGTCCGGTGGAACGCGCGTCGGCCGGTGAGACACTCGAAGAGAATGCAACCGAACGCGAACACGTCGGTCCGACGATCGACCGGCTGTCCGCTTGCCTGCTCCGGGCTCATGTAGCCCGGGGTTCCCGCGAACAGAAGGCTTTCGTC
Coding sequences within it:
- a CDS encoding aminoglycoside 3'-phosphotransferase/choline kinase family protein, which gives rise to MSETNREGNDSAAIVDAIRRELSLGVGLKRFASGSVPVFAVGDEHVVKLFPPEERSFFHTERAALTHLDSLLPIPTPRVIAAGERGQWYYIVMTRLSGCSLAETWPAIESHDRFQLMREMGAALAALHATSTDELAPLAVDWPRFMDAQRASCRDRQLARGLAAPWVDAVGAFLERWAPTDDGTRVLLHTEVMREHLLVEHRDEAWRISGLIDFEPAMLGAREYEWAAVGIFLTCAEPGLLGALLEAYGAEVDDELPLRTMAYVLLHRYSNLRWYLERLPVLDEVGDLESLARRWFTP
- a CDS encoding protein kinase — protein: MGSLVGVSAGGMLGHYLVVRELGRGGMGIVYLARDTRLERDVALKVIPESVASDPARLARLRREAKLLASMNHPNIATIHGLEEIGDGRQAIIMELVEGETLDARLRREPMAWDDALAVCDQLALAVGQAHERGIVHRDLKPRNTILSPSGVVKVLDFGLASRTERGALEDESLLFAGTPGYMSPEQASGQPVDRRTDVFAFGCILFECLTGRRAFHRTAPEARITDMPEPDPDWSAWPPDVPEPVRDLTRRCLEPDREHRWSDLRSAREVLRSARGLTVPSAPTIVGLTQPTTTFIGRSREVADVEQALRRVSLLTLTGPGGCGKTRLAQEVVRRVVPSFPNGAAFVDLAPIPDGERVPLEVATTLGVRGRHGTSLTDTLAAYLQEKRFLLVLDNCEHVLGACSDLAARLRTACPGLRILATSRESLASPGEQELPLSPLGLMPEGVGAASSEAVQLFVERAKLVQPGFEITEENVSAVAGICRQVDGIPLGIELAAARVKILAPEQIWAKLQTSLRLLAAPTSDSSRHQGLEAAIAWSYGQLAERQRKMFRALSVFSGGWTLEAAEAILGTAPDSFDTLEDLTQLVNKSLVTVDHPTPSEVRYRMLETIRQFATEELRRAGEEEAIRTRHVNHYLETVEAAAPHLVGSEPFGWFARLEADRENFLAAVRYCEGMSDGVEKAFRIIGGLDRFWVRRGHFGLGHTALERAFAMPGAEAKTVHRASVLCTAGFIANVRGDPRSVPFLEESLALSRALEHKPIAMRALNSLGVCAIDRGDYSVAEAFLRESLDLSREIEDTRGVANALGNLGALAFVTKDYERARALFQEAVETFRLVGEIGGAVTYLGGISRSSLFVGDVETARGALVQSASMIEKLGDKRNGATALLTAGLLAVRMKNHRWGAQLLAAGESLRATFAATGALLAPSDKALRDEAVAEIRKALGEAGFDQAWAEGHALDFQGALRAVFEFASSPPAARTTPPPDQS